Proteins encoded in a region of the Bacillus methanolicus genome:
- a CDS encoding C40 family peptidase produces the protein MKNMVMVLCTAVMFAMGFVAPFVHAETVSDLENQKSEMKKQIQANISKEDQEVSQVKNELTGLNKQIQQVNQAIRDNQNMIVKAEADIVETTSQIKQLEKELVEIEKRIAKRNELLKERAKSYQASGRDVSYLEVLVGSESFSDFVDRVGAVVMIAEADKELLEQYEADKRDHKNKQDSLQQKLTDLTRKKAELEGMQVQLEEQQKQYDLRREQLAKIEEKNIASKAESHIKASNLAVPKQKLDSQANLTNGAAAQNTNEETNGNKNTVITAGYKYIGNSVYVFGGGRNAYDIANGRFDCSGFVHWAFSQAGIKVGSTTDSLKNSGRQISVKEMQPGDLVFFDTYKKDGHVGIYVGNGKFIGSQSSTGVAIADMSTGYWKQKFNGRVIRI, from the coding sequence ATGAAAAATATGGTGATGGTGCTGTGCACTGCTGTAATGTTTGCAATGGGATTTGTGGCTCCATTTGTACATGCAGAAACTGTTAGTGATTTAGAAAATCAAAAATCGGAAATGAAGAAGCAGATTCAAGCAAACATATCAAAGGAAGATCAAGAAGTTTCCCAGGTTAAGAATGAACTTACCGGATTAAATAAACAAATACAGCAAGTTAATCAAGCAATACGAGATAATCAAAACATGATTGTGAAGGCAGAAGCAGATATTGTTGAAACAACTTCACAAATCAAACAGCTGGAAAAAGAGCTTGTTGAAATAGAAAAAAGAATCGCAAAACGAAATGAACTATTAAAGGAGCGTGCAAAATCTTATCAGGCAAGCGGCCGTGATGTCAGCTATCTGGAAGTACTGGTTGGTTCTGAGAGCTTTAGTGATTTTGTAGATCGGGTAGGAGCAGTGGTTATGATTGCAGAAGCTGATAAGGAGCTTTTGGAACAGTACGAAGCTGATAAAAGGGATCATAAAAACAAACAAGATTCTTTACAACAAAAACTTACCGATTTGACTAGAAAGAAAGCAGAGCTTGAAGGAATGCAGGTTCAACTCGAAGAACAACAAAAACAATACGATTTGAGAAGGGAACAGCTTGCTAAAATAGAAGAAAAAAATATTGCTTCAAAGGCAGAATCACATATAAAAGCTAGTAATCTTGCGGTTCCGAAGCAAAAATTAGATAGTCAGGCCAATTTAACAAACGGAGCTGCTGCTCAAAATACGAATGAAGAAACGAATGGAAACAAAAACACTGTTATTACGGCTGGATACAAATATATCGGAAACTCAGTCTATGTGTTTGGCGGCGGAAGAAACGCTTATGATATTGCGAATGGAAGATTTGATTGTTCCGGTTTTGTTCATTGGGCATTTTCTCAAGCAGGCATTAAAGTGGGTTCCACTACAGATTCCTTAAAAAATTCAGGGCGCCAAATTTCAGTAAAAGAAATGCAGCCGGGAGATCTCGTTTTCTTTGATACATATAAAAAGGATGGACACGTTGGCATATATGTAGGAAACGGGAAATTCATCGGATCGCAAAGCTCCACCGGCGTCGCAATTGCTGATATGTCAACCGGTTATTGGAAACAAAAGTTCAATGGGCGTGTTATACGAATTTAG